In Fibrobacter sp. UWR3, one DNA window encodes the following:
- a CDS encoding FecR domain-containing protein, producing MSFSGKIKASMVLLLAVSSVAFAAKGTSGKVIDKLGDAKLQKSTKIGVWDEINVGNRVREKDQIRTGIESHVAITLSDGSSIVVQENSLVEFTTLQAEDGIQTALTDIKTGKVRFDAQKQHSGGSFKFKTATATAAIRGTDGTFGKTIKDKATYLSLGRGNAILRHNTTGQECEVNGGQTAIFRGEKGSCLVLDIKNSGNKELVNALDTLLDNETITEEKLKETLGKLDADLQERISKAFESISCKFEPLEDTITVNKVSTKATCPEGVQLSISGATLKNNNNTYDITLDWKADANGPKKFNATCTGSLEVPCKQQKGKKGKQPLCKKEVSFECGTLTTFYKNPADTVKADTAKTDSAAVDSSSVKKFSVKTPSPVTVCEPGSVTIEGTFDQTDPKGTLYVKMGKYKSRNLVPLSANGEFAHTINISDMAGNWNETKVTVEYSGASGNHKATVLLNVNKTCKQVNMKRPALTFASTSPIRCDARFALAEATDDIVIVSKEIDGNAYGETTYRQNSNLAIKLTPGIHKYTLKATDQAGNSTQISRKLGCFPPHSATIEVVGGTYEYIPLPPPPPRTSDEIRKTMRFRLIGVLQQDPAHIKHIRVTQENKTLLDLTGDQITELDYDVPVTLSRGTTSFVKIYVEMMNGKKYNSGKTYKAN from the coding sequence ATGTCTTTTTCTGGAAAAATCAAGGCTTCCATGGTTCTGCTTCTGGCAGTTTCGTCGGTCGCCTTCGCCGCCAAGGGAACTTCCGGCAAGGTTATTGACAAACTAGGCGACGCCAAACTCCAAAAATCGACCAAGATAGGCGTCTGGGACGAAATAAACGTCGGAAACAGGGTCAGGGAAAAGGACCAGATTCGCACCGGGATAGAATCCCACGTGGCTATCACGCTTTCTGACGGTAGTTCCATCGTGGTCCAGGAAAACTCACTCGTGGAATTCACCACGCTCCAGGCCGAAGACGGCATCCAGACCGCCCTCACCGACATCAAGACCGGTAAAGTCAGGTTTGACGCGCAAAAGCAGCACTCCGGCGGAAGTTTCAAGTTCAAGACCGCAACGGCGACTGCTGCCATCCGCGGTACGGACGGTACCTTCGGAAAGACAATCAAGGACAAGGCTACATACCTTTCGCTCGGGCGAGGCAACGCAATCTTGCGCCACAACACCACTGGACAGGAATGCGAGGTCAACGGAGGCCAAACGGCAATATTCCGGGGCGAAAAGGGCAGCTGCCTGGTTCTCGACATAAAGAACTCGGGTAACAAGGAATTGGTAAACGCACTCGACACCCTGCTCGACAACGAAACCATCACCGAAGAAAAGCTCAAGGAAACCCTCGGCAAGCTTGACGCCGACCTCCAGGAGCGGATAAGCAAGGCCTTCGAATCCATCTCCTGCAAGTTCGAGCCGCTCGAAGACACCATCACCGTGAACAAGGTAAGCACCAAGGCCACCTGCCCTGAGGGAGTGCAACTGTCCATATCGGGAGCGACTCTCAAAAACAATAACAATACATACGATATCACGCTGGATTGGAAAGCGGACGCCAATGGCCCCAAGAAATTCAATGCGACCTGCACCGGCAGTCTAGAAGTCCCCTGCAAACAGCAAAAGGGAAAGAAAGGCAAGCAGCCCCTTTGCAAGAAGGAAGTTTCCTTTGAATGCGGGACGCTCACGACATTCTACAAGAATCCCGCCGACACGGTCAAGGCCGACACAGCGAAAACGGATAGCGCTGCAGTCGATTCTTCCAGCGTAAAGAAATTCTCCGTAAAGACCCCATCGCCGGTAACCGTCTGCGAACCCGGTTCCGTGACCATCGAAGGCACGTTTGACCAGACTGACCCCAAGGGAACCCTCTACGTAAAGATGGGCAAATACAAGTCCAGGAACCTCGTGCCCCTGAGCGCAAACGGTGAATTCGCACACACGATAAACATCAGCGACATGGCCGGCAACTGGAACGAAACGAAGGTAACGGTTGAATATAGCGGCGCAAGCGGAAACCACAAAGCGACAGTCCTCCTGAACGTAAACAAGACCTGCAAGCAGGTCAACATGAAGCGTCCGGCCCTCACCTTCGCAAGCACGAGTCCCATCCGCTGCGATGCCAGGTTCGCGCTTGCCGAAGCGACAGACGACATCGTCATCGTTTCCAAGGAAATCGACGGCAACGCATACGGCGAGACAACGTACAGGCAAAATTCGAACCTCGCCATCAAGCTAACCCCGGGCATCCACAAGTACACACTCAAGGCGACCGACCAGGCAGGGAACTCCACGCAAATTTCCAGGAAACTCGGATGCTTCCCGCCGCACTCTGCTACGATCGAAGTGGTTGGCGGTACTTACGAGTACATCCCTTTGCCTCCTCCGCCGCCGAGGACATCCGACGAAATCCGCAAAACAATGCGCTTCAGGTTGATTGGAGTGTTGCAGCAAGACCCCGCACACATCAAGCACATCAGGGTTACGCAAGAAAACAAGACACTCCTGGACCTGACCGGAGACCAGATTACCGAACTCGACTACGATGTGCCGGTAACGCTTTCCCGCGGAACAACGTCCTTTGTCAAAATTTATGTCGAAATGATGAACGGCAAAAAGTATAACTCCGGCAAGACTTACAAGGCCAACTAA
- the ybeY gene encoding rRNA maturation RNase YbeY, with protein MADPASSKKKKYKIDFLCEGNIESFPWKDRLESVARKLLHEEGTENNVNVVLCTDEFVREMNKNYRGLDKVTDVLSYEWHEEDFLGEIYIARDQVKRQAPEYGNTFYAELKRVLVHGLLHLSGYDHIKAADRKVMRKRECEFLGLDLYKEGK; from the coding sequence ATGGCAGACCCTGCTAGTAGTAAAAAGAAGAAATACAAGATAGATTTCCTTTGTGAAGGAAACATCGAGTCTTTCCCGTGGAAGGATCGGCTCGAATCCGTTGCCCGTAAGCTCTTGCACGAGGAGGGCACGGAAAACAATGTTAACGTGGTCCTCTGTACAGACGAATTTGTCCGCGAGATGAACAAGAACTATCGCGGTCTGGACAAGGTAACAGACGTGCTTTCTTATGAATGGCACGAAGAGGACTTTCTGGGCGAAATCTACATCGCCCGCGACCAGGTGAAGCGCCAGGCTCCGGAGTACGGTAACACGTTCTATGCCGAACTCAAGCGCGTGCTCGTGCACGGGCTCCTGCATCTTTCGGGCTACGACCACATCAAGGCCGCCGACCGCAAGGTGATGCGCAAGCGCGAATGCGAATTCCTCGGGCTCGACCTGTACAAGGAAGGTAAGTAA
- a CDS encoding hemolysin family protein encodes MDNSEILAIVFLCVFVLTSAMFSATKCAFSLIFAKRDPKERNEREEKIAEIVKWNGFNECVSIGRIFGNVSAGVLGFFVLGNSNIALVETYPYISVAAYLIIACAVLYVLTVFIPYLLASLKPDTLSIVLVPLFRLVRLPFVPAAKFCHVVFVKLLDLFGYDSKLSFLPEEMRDAVQADLSDVTDGEDEGLEKEEQQMILNIFDFVETPVREIMTPRVDMCAIDVDTPLEDLVKVLNSERHSRLPVYKDTMDNIVGILSNRDFLEWYTEHGEEPFDIMKIVMPPVFVPYHKKIDDLLTELRKTGNQLAIVIDEYGGTAGLVTLEDILEEIVGEIRDEDDVDEEDDVQKLKDGRYILDPLMRLSELEDEFGVELVPPEGSHVETLSGLIQATLGVIPSPGAEVKLKGYTFRVLKMDGTRMEKVMMILPPGEVSPTGKFKAVGK; translated from the coding sequence ATGGATAATTCCGAAATACTTGCCATCGTATTCCTTTGCGTGTTCGTCCTTACCTCGGCAATGTTCTCTGCGACCAAGTGCGCGTTCAGCCTGATTTTCGCGAAGCGTGACCCCAAGGAACGCAACGAGCGCGAAGAAAAAATTGCGGAAATCGTGAAATGGAACGGCTTCAACGAGTGCGTGTCCATAGGGCGCATTTTTGGCAATGTGAGCGCGGGCGTGCTCGGGTTCTTCGTGCTGGGCAATTCCAACATCGCGCTGGTCGAGACGTACCCCTATATCTCGGTGGCGGCGTACCTGATTATCGCCTGCGCCGTGCTGTACGTGCTTACGGTGTTTATCCCGTATTTGCTGGCGAGTCTCAAGCCCGATACGTTGTCTATCGTTCTTGTGCCTCTGTTTAGGCTGGTAAGGCTCCCGTTTGTGCCCGCGGCAAAGTTCTGCCACGTGGTTTTCGTGAAGTTGCTTGACCTCTTCGGCTACGATTCCAAGCTGAGCTTCTTGCCCGAAGAAATGCGCGATGCGGTCCAGGCGGACCTCTCCGACGTGACCGATGGTGAAGACGAAGGCCTCGAGAAAGAGGAACAGCAGATGATCCTCAATATCTTCGACTTCGTGGAAACTCCGGTACGCGAAATCATGACCCCGCGTGTGGACATGTGCGCCATTGACGTGGATACGCCGCTCGAAGACCTGGTGAAGGTGCTGAACAGCGAGCGCCATTCCCGCCTGCCCGTGTACAAGGACACGATGGACAACATCGTGGGTATCCTTTCGAACCGCGACTTCCTGGAGTGGTACACCGAGCATGGGGAAGAACCGTTCGACATCATGAAGATTGTGATGCCGCCGGTGTTCGTGCCCTACCACAAGAAGATAGACGACCTGCTTACCGAACTGCGCAAGACGGGTAACCAGCTGGCCATCGTTATCGACGAATACGGTGGAACGGCGGGCCTCGTGACTCTCGAGGATATCCTGGAAGAAATCGTCGGCGAAATCCGCGACGAGGATGACGTGGACGAAGAAGACGACGTGCAGAAGTTGAAGGATGGTCGCTACATTCTCGACCCGCTCATGAGGCTTTCGGAACTCGAGGACGAATTCGGCGTGGAACTTGTCCCGCCCGAAGGTTCGCATGTCGAGACTCTTTCGGGCCTAATCCAGGCGACTCTTGGCGTGATTCCCTCCCCGGGTGCAGAAGTCAAGCTCAAGGGCTATACCTTCCGCGTGCTCAAGATGGACGGCACCCGCATGGAGAAGGTCATGATGATTCTCCCTCCGGGTGAAGTTTCGCCGACCGGCAAGTTCAAGGCCGTAGGGAAGTAA